The following proteins are encoded in a genomic region of Calditrichota bacterium:
- a CDS encoding ABC transporter ATP-binding protein — protein MNDTFSIVTSQLTRRFGRFTAVDGVSIQVRRGEIFGFLGANGAGKTTVIRMLCGLLTPTSGEARVAGFDVYRQSEAIKKHIGYMSQRFSLYPDLTAEENLTFYGRIYGLSRDVLDARKQAFFRKLGLLPYLHTLTRDLPLGFKQRLALGCALIHDPPILFLDEPTSGVDPAARRAFWNLLYEMADSGKTVFVTTHFMDEAEYCHRIGFMRSGKLILQGPPTELKMRFGKSSVQEVFLTLSEGEETPR, from the coding sequence ATGAACGATACCTTTTCCATTGTGACGTCTCAACTCACGCGGCGTTTTGGACGATTTACCGCCGTGGACGGCGTGAGTATTCAGGTTCGCCGGGGCGAAATTTTTGGCTTTCTGGGAGCCAACGGCGCGGGCAAAACAACGGTTATTCGGATGCTGTGCGGACTGCTAACCCCTACTTCGGGGGAAGCGCGCGTGGCCGGCTTTGATGTCTACCGGCAGAGCGAGGCCATTAAAAAACACATCGGCTACATGAGCCAGCGGTTTTCACTTTACCCGGACTTAACAGCAGAAGAAAATCTCACATTCTACGGTCGAATTTACGGCCTTTCTCGGGACGTGCTGGACGCACGAAAGCAGGCGTTTTTTCGGAAATTGGGACTTTTACCTTACTTACACACCTTGACGCGGGATTTGCCCCTGGGGTTTAAACAACGGCTGGCGCTCGGGTGTGCCCTGATTCACGATCCGCCCATTCTTTTTTTGGATGAACCCACGTCAGGGGTCGATCCGGCGGCCCGACGCGCCTTCTGGAATCTCCTCTACGAAATGGCTGACAGCGGAAAAACCGTTTTTGTAACCACCCATTTTATGGATGAGGCGGAATACTGCCACAGAATTGGGTTCATGCGCTCAGGAAAATTAATTCTTCAGGGGCCGCCAACGGAGCTGAAAATGCGGTTCGGGAAATCTTCGGTGCAGGAGGTTTTTTTGACCTTGTCCGAAGGTGAGGAGACCCCCCGATGA